The following proteins are encoded in a genomic region of Pungitius pungitius chromosome 19, fPunPun2.1, whole genome shotgun sequence:
- the tmprss7 gene encoding transmembrane protease serine 7, protein MGTEREANEKASGEGDASQLEAASIADVSVEVATVDHTLHKICRKYRKTRRKPKGLKRLQAHLLSIPHLAVIITAVVFVVVVIMWSLLWVFLFRRESNSGVYFAGMFRVANVEFIPEYRQAESREFVSMASKIQHVVSNVFKVSSVARLYKQAIISDLSNNDKGGVLVHFWMAFVVPQLRSQSVCEECVEAIFRDSVHSSMMNRSSVGYLLGLPVDMDSILINAVERWDYSSSGAGSQCAGKLYASLPGLSVPLNVFSPWGGVSCHVKLTSAPGSVIRLTVTSFVIEPSDCVSDGLSVYDALLPMRGRILHRMCEPVSSSFSLVSTSNVMLLSFRLTDGNKSFRGHFEAIAEEVSMSQIETHIEPDIIGQIYSPFHPSLLPPQCFCTWKFETPSSALGVALQFENYVLKPKEVNGCEHGWWKVNEIIFCGSYVGHHTVFRIADHSPEVEFRCSSRISAQPFQASYSSYNISQPCPENHFLCSTGLCVEKSRRCDGLDDCQDESDEVFCSRPTKNCGGNSPLHPMFVCNGETDCTNGIDEINCTQETPCSAIRYQCNSGSCILKKNAKCDGILDCQDHSDEADCACGRPSSVKKTGSPPGRERIVGGDNSVEGEWPWQVSLHFSGNLYCGASVLSSDWLVSAAHCFSKERLSDPRYWSAHLGMLTQGSAKHVAEIQRIVVHEYYNEYTFDYDIALLQLKKPWPPSLSPLVQPVCLPPSSHAVTDSHRCVVTGWGYRHEDDKVLPSVLQKADVSIVSQTDCKKSLGPVSSRMLCAGVPSGERDACRGDSGGPLACQAPGGGRWFLIGIVSWGSGCGRPNLPGVYTRVNKFTSWIYSHIS, encoded by the exons ATGGGCACAGAGCGCGAGGCCAACGAGAAGGCGAGCGGGGAGGGCGATGCGTCTCAACTGGAGGCTGCCAGT ATCGCCGACGTGTCTGTGGAGGTGGCCACAGTCGACCACACTCTGCACAAGATCTGCAGGAAGTACAGGAAGACCAGGAGGAAGCCCAAGGGACTCAAGAGGCTGCAGGCGCACCTGTTGAGCATCCCTCACCTGGCCGTCATCATCACAGCGGTGGTGTTCGTGGTGGTGGTCATCATGTGGTCCCTGCTGTGGGTCTTCCTAT TTCGCAGGGAAAGCAACAGTGGGGTGTATTTTGCCGGTATGTTTCGTGTTGCCAACGTGGAGTTTATCCCGGAGTACCGCCAGGCAGAGTCCCGTGAGTTTGTATCCATGGCGAGCAAAATCCAACACGTG GTGAGCAATGTGTTCAAGGTGTCCTCGGTGGCCAGACTCTACAAGCAAGCCATCATTTCAGACCTCAG CAACAACGACAAGGGCGGCGTGCTGGTTCATTTCTGGATGGCGTTTGTGGTGCCTCAGTTGCGGAGCCAATCCGTGTGTGAGGAGTGTGTGGAGGCCATTTTCCGAGACTCGGTCCACAGCAGCATGATGAACAGGTCGTCCGTGGGCTACCTGCTGGGCCTCCCGGTGGATATGGACTCCATCCTCATCAACG CTGTTGAGCGATGGGACTATTCGTCGAGCGGAGCAG gCTCGCAGTGCGCGGGTAAGCTGTACGCCAGCCTCCCCGGGCTGAGCGTCCCCTTGAACGTCTTCTCGCCGTGGGGCGGCGTGAGCTGCCACGTGAAGCTCACCTCCGCGCCCGGCTCCGTGATCCGCCTGACCGTCACCTCCTTCGTCATCGAGCCCAGCGACTGCGTGAGCGACGGCCTGAGCGTGTACGACGCCCTGCTGCCCATGAGGGGGCGCATTCTGCACAG GATGTGTGAGCCAGTGTCCAGCTCTTTCTCCCTGGTGTCTACTTCCAATGTCATGCTGCTGTCCTTCAGATTGACCGATGGCAACAAGAGCTTCCGAGGACACTTTGAGGCCATCGCCGAAGAAG tgtctATGTCTCAGATTGAGACCCATATAGAGCCTGACATCATCGGTCAGATCTACAGCCCCTTCCACCCGAGCCTTCTGCCCCCACAGTGCTTCTGCACCTGGAAGTTTGAG ACCCCTAGCAGTGCTTTAGGAGTTGCTCTGCAGTTTGAGAACTACGTACTGAAGCCAAAGGAAGTGAATGGCTGTGAACACGGCTGGTGGAAGGTCAATGAAATCAT TTTCTGTGGCAGCTACGTGGGACACCACACGGTGTTTCGGATCGCGGACCACAGCCCAGAGGTGGAGTTTCGCTGCAGCTCGCGTATCTCGGCTCAGCCCTTCCAGGCGTCTTACAGCAGCTACAATATCAGCCAGC CCTGCCCAGAGAACCACTTCCTGTGCTCCACAGGACTCTGTGTGGAAAAGAGTCGACGCTGCGACGGCCTGGACGACTGCCAGGATGAGAGTGACGAGGTCTTCTGCT CGAGGCCGACAAAGAACTGCGGCGGCAACAGCCCTCTGCATCCTATGTTCGTATGCAACGGAGAGACGGACTGCACCAATGGAATAGATGAGATCAACTGCACTCAAG AAACACCCTGCTCCGCAATCAGGTATCAATGCAACAGCGGCTCCTGCATCTTGAAGAAAAATGCAAAGTGTGATGGTATTCTTGACTGTCAGGACCACAGTGATGAGGCTGATTGTG CTTGTGGGCGTCCCTCCTCGGTGAAGAAGACCGGTTCACCTCCTGGACGCGAGCGTATCGTGGGTGGAGATAACTCCGTGGAGGGGGAGTGGCCGTGGCAGGTCAGCCTCCACTTCTCCGGTAACCTGTACTGTGGCGCTTCGGTCctctcctctgattggctcgtCTCAGCGGCACACTGCTTCAGCAAGGAGAG GCTTTCTGACCCACGTTACTGGAGCGCCCACCTCGGCATGCTGACGCAGGGGAGTGCGAAACACGTGGCGGAGATCCAGCGCATCGTGGTGCACGAGTATTACAACGAGTACACGTTTGACTATGACATCGCcctgctgcagctgaagaagcCCTGGCCCCCCTCGCTCAGCCCGCTGGTCCAGCCCGTGTGCCTGCCGCCCTCCTCCCACGCCGTCACTGACAGCCATCGCTGCGTCGTCACCGGCTGGGGATACCGCCACGAAGACG ACAAAGTGCTTCCGTCAGTGCTGCAGAAAGCAGACGTGTCCATAGTGAGCCAGACCGACTGTAAGAAGAGCTTAGGACCCGTCTCGTCCCGCATGCTGTGTGCCGGGGTCCCCTCTGGAGAGCGGGACGCCTGCAGG gGCGATTCGGGGGGGCCTCTGGCCTGTCAGGCACCGGGCGGGGGGCGCTGGTTCCTGATTGGCATTGTCAGCTGGGGGTCGGGCTGTGGCAGACCAAACCTGCCCGGGGTCTACACCAGGGTGAACAAGTTCACCTCCTGGATCTACAGCCATATCAGCTGA